One genomic segment of Centropristis striata isolate RG_2023a ecotype Rhode Island chromosome 11, C.striata_1.0, whole genome shotgun sequence includes these proteins:
- the gtf2b gene encoding transcription initiation factor IIB, with product MASTSRGDALALPRVQCPNHPDAILVEDYRAGDMICPECGLVVGDRVIDVGSEWRTFSNEKALKDPSRVGDAQNPLLNGGDLTTMISKGTGAASYDEFGNSKYQNRRTMSSSDRAMLNAFKEISTMADRINLPRNIIDRTNNLFKQVYEQKSLKGRANDAIASACLYIACRQEGVPRTFKEICAVSRISKKEIGRCFKLILKALETSVDLITTGDFMSRFCSNLGLPKQVQMAATFIARKAVELDLVPGRSPISVAAAAIYMASQASAEKKTQKEIGDIAGVADVTIRQSYRLIYPRAAELFPPDFKFDTPVDKLPQL from the exons CGGAGATGCTCTCGCCCTTCCCAGAGTTCAGTGTCCCAACCACCCTGATGCCATACTGGTGGAGGACTACAGAGCAGGGGACATGATTTGCCCCGAATGCGGCCTTGTAGTAG GTGACCGTGTAATCGATGTCGGCTCAGAATGGAGGACATTCTCCAATGAGAAAGCTCTCAAAGATCCATCCAGAGTGGGAGACGCCCAGAACCCACTGCTCAACGGAGGTGACTTAACCACCATGATCAGCAAG GGAACTGGCGCAGCTAGCTACGATGAATTCGGCAACTCCAAGTACCAGAACCGGCGGACCATGAGCAGCTCCGACCGGGCCATGCTCAACGCCTTTAAGGAAATCAGCACCATGGCAGATCGCATCAACCTGCCGAGGAATATCAta GACAGAACAAACAACCTATTCAAGCAGGTGTATGAACAGAAGAGCCTGAAGGGGCGAGCCAACGATGCCATCGCTTCAGCCTGTCTCTACATCGCCTGCAGACAAGAAGGTGTACCACGAACATTTAAAG AGATCTGCGCCGTATCCAGGATCTCCAAGAAGGAGATCGGCAGATGCTTTAAGCTGATCCTGAAGGCGCTGGAGACCAGCGTGGACCTCATCACCACCGGAGACTTCATGTCCCGCTTCTGCTCAAACCTCGGTTTGCCCAAACAGGTGCAGATGGCGGCCACCTTCATCGCCAGGAAGGCGGTGGAGCTCGACCTGGTGCCCGGCAGGAGCCCCATctcagtggcagcagcagccatCTACATGGCCTCCCAGGCCTCCGCAGAGAAGAAGACCCAGAAAG AAATCGGGGATATTGCCGGTGTTGCAGATGTTACGATCAGACAGTCCTACAGACTCATCTACCCACGCGCTGCAGAACTCTTCCCTCCAGACTTCAAATTCGACACACCCGTCGACAAGCTGCCCCAACTGTGA